In Sorghum bicolor cultivar BTx623 chromosome 10, Sorghum_bicolor_NCBIv3, whole genome shotgun sequence, one genomic interval encodes:
- the LOC8083468 gene encoding RNA-binding protein 24-A isoform X2: protein MTPQRSPAATAGGGGGGGGGGGGPPALHYLSGPYGDTTFTKVFVGGLAWETRSEGLRAHFEVYGDILEAVVITDRATGRSKGYGFVTFREPESARMACMDPYPVIDGRRANCNLAILGRPGPAVPFAPIRPVIPYSGGVAVPGGMYVQSPTYQQSPYNYSQAFVYPSYGPSAYGPEYLYQQNAYSPYVGQQYVPVYGGPRTVGPAVYPYGQFGQPVPSDHAYSPGYAPSHVLPLSNQNVNAANVVRIPPVQQQFPPGAPRPQQQLLVPARAPPFPQNNISEQATG from the exons ATGACGCCGCAGAGGTCGCCGGCGGCGaccgccggaggaggaggaggaggtggcggcgggggcgggggcccGCCGGCGCTGCACTACCTCAGCGGCCCGTACGGAGACACCACCTTCACCAAGGTTTTCGTCGGCGGCCTCGCCTGGGAGACGCGGAGCGAGGGGCTTCGCGCCCACTTCGAGGTCTATGGGGACATCCTCGAGGCCGTTGTCATCACCGACCGCGCCACGGGCCGCTCCAAGGGCTACGGATTC GTAACCTTCCGGGAGCCAGAGTCAGCGAGGATGGCCTGCATGGACCCATACCCAGTGATCGACGGCCGGCGCGCTAATTGCAATCTTGCCATCTTAGGGCGCCCTGGTCCAGCTGTGCCTTTCG CACCTATAAGGCCGGTCATCCCATACAGTGGAGGTGTGGCGGTTCCAGGGGGCATGTATGTGCAAAGCCCAACATATCAGCAATCCCCTTACAACTACTCACAGGCCTTTGTATATCCTTCTTATGG GCCATCAGCATATGGACCTGAATACCTATATCAGCAG AATGCATACAGTCCATATGTTGGACAACAGTATGTTCCAGTTTACGGTGGCCCAAGGACAGTAGGTCCAGCAGTCTACCCATATGGGCAGTTTGGCCAACCTGTACCAAGTGATCATGCTTATTCTCCTGGTTATGCCCCAAGTCATGTTCTCCCACTATCAAATCAGAATGTTAATGCTGCAAATGTTGTGCGCATACCACCAGTTCAGCAACAATTTCCTCCAG GAGCTCCACGACCTCAGCAACAGCTTTTGGTCCCTGCTCGTGCACCGCCATTCCCGCAGAACAACATTTCTGAACAAGCAACAGGTTGA
- the LOC8083468 gene encoding RNA-binding protein 38 isoform X1, which yields MTPQRSPAATAGGGGGGGGGGGGPPALHYLSGPYGDTTFTKVFVGGLAWETRSEGLRAHFEVYGDILEAVVITDRATGRSKGYGFVTFREPESARMACMDPYPVIDGRRANCNLAILGRPGPAVPFVAPIRPVIPYSGGVAVPGGMYVQSPTYQQSPYNYSQAFVYPSYGPSAYGPEYLYQQNAYSPYVGQQYVPVYGGPRTVGPAVYPYGQFGQPVPSDHAYSPGYAPSHVLPLSNQNVNAANVVRIPPVQQQFPPGAPRPQQQLLVPARAPPFPQNNISEQATG from the exons ATGACGCCGCAGAGGTCGCCGGCGGCGaccgccggaggaggaggaggaggtggcggcgggggcgggggcccGCCGGCGCTGCACTACCTCAGCGGCCCGTACGGAGACACCACCTTCACCAAGGTTTTCGTCGGCGGCCTCGCCTGGGAGACGCGGAGCGAGGGGCTTCGCGCCCACTTCGAGGTCTATGGGGACATCCTCGAGGCCGTTGTCATCACCGACCGCGCCACGGGCCGCTCCAAGGGCTACGGATTC GTAACCTTCCGGGAGCCAGAGTCAGCGAGGATGGCCTGCATGGACCCATACCCAGTGATCGACGGCCGGCGCGCTAATTGCAATCTTGCCATCTTAGGGCGCCCTGGTCCAGCTGTGCCTTTCG TAGCACCTATAAGGCCGGTCATCCCATACAGTGGAGGTGTGGCGGTTCCAGGGGGCATGTATGTGCAAAGCCCAACATATCAGCAATCCCCTTACAACTACTCACAGGCCTTTGTATATCCTTCTTATGG GCCATCAGCATATGGACCTGAATACCTATATCAGCAG AATGCATACAGTCCATATGTTGGACAACAGTATGTTCCAGTTTACGGTGGCCCAAGGACAGTAGGTCCAGCAGTCTACCCATATGGGCAGTTTGGCCAACCTGTACCAAGTGATCATGCTTATTCTCCTGGTTATGCCCCAAGTCATGTTCTCCCACTATCAAATCAGAATGTTAATGCTGCAAATGTTGTGCGCATACCACCAGTTCAGCAACAATTTCCTCCAG GAGCTCCACGACCTCAGCAACAGCTTTTGGTCCCTGCTCGTGCACCGCCATTCCCGCAGAACAACATTTCTGAACAAGCAACAGGTTGA
- the LOC8067663 gene encoding uncharacterized protein LOC8067663 → MRREGPAVSFRQGAAGDMAGAIFMCNISTREQSFQARVFSLPLEYQSFVTSVRKGMPLFLFDHNLRKLYGVFEAASDGGINICDAPFSTAQRSYPAQVRINIIWKCRPLSEDEFSLAIEDNYYHPRKFYFDLSYEQVVRLYELFDDRRVEHPIRDYPKYESLEINHSSNGILDKERLTPDVSDCKDQSCLSVPNISEVARRYSTPTSMQTDSPLSVEAYPNMLMPLRTETFGPQIAPNLSRHDQVDIHSQRELFPTAPMTDAVSTHVSAPCSQTSRLQLVAKQSYLLPQDYPHNTMPSGCTAQEPRGAKFVANQPYPLSRGYLHNGSLTSGYANQNPTYKGSNHLNSTFTPYDSLYPQSSLSNRQSNSYYQVPCDICFNQDRSGAHNNIYACEPRCFSGEALPQAKLSKLGIPTYPEAERDGKAVPAIYQQKTSSTDYIQILDCNQDFKNDQMKKHGICSNTSDSSDLENGILNPRHTQHATGAESNRKDWCNPPQTSVFSRLSLSKQLTSQDGTGPTLKQLVSSLSQMTEQWNHKNRPTADGFIPLIGEHAMDCFHAELNLPSQLELEEEESIEPQLPNLNFKRRSKAGEVDANLGKESGKVKRRKLVRPSLEETKVSTNVEEELKRNCTQNMNHNYQEASKDHFDIDLNAPAASVDNDLLEEDNRSAACPSVIKIQTEKPHETDVNKPNNSDVMETTKQDPSVAPAQKVSIEFNIADLNTMDESKLRTILNQTSSLLLSLGKLKSGKSNNSEEARSSVFTTRTGK, encoded by the exons ATGAGGCGCGAGGGGCCTGCAGTGTCGTTTAGACAGGGCGCTGCTGGTGACATGGCAGGAGCTATCTTCATGTGCAACATATCCACAAGGGAACAAAGCTTTCAAGCAAGAGTTTTCAGCCTACCGTTGGAGTATCAATCCTTTGTTACCAGTGTCAGGAAAGGGAtgcctttgtttctctttgatCACAATCTGCGCAAACTTTATGGGGTCTTTGAGGCTGCCTCTGATGGAGGGATCAatatttgtgatgctccattTTCGACGGCTCAACGCTCATATCCTGCACAG GTTCGCATCAATATTATTTGGAAGTGCAGACCACTAAGTGAAGATGAGTTTTCCCTTGCCATAGAAGACAACTACTATCATCCAAGGAAGTTTTACTTTGACCTTTCCTATGAGCAG GTTGTTCGCCTCTATGAGTTGTTCGATGACAGGAGGGTAGAGCACCCTATTCGTGACTATCCAAAATATGAGAGTTTGGAAATAAACCACTCCAGCAATGGGATACTGGACAAAGAAAGATTAACTCCAGATGTTTCTGATTGCAAGGATCAATCATGCCTTTCAGTTCCCAACATTTCAGAAGTTGCAAGAAGATACTCTACTCCTACAAGCATGCAAACAGATTCACCACTTAGTGTTGAGGCATACCCAAACATGTTGATGCCCTTGAGAACTGAAACTTTTGGACCACAAATTGCTCCCAACCTGAGCCGTCATGACCAAGTAGACATCCATTCTCAGCGTGAGCTTTTCCCAACTGCTCCAATGACAGATGCTGTTTCAACTCATGTATCTGCCCCTTGCTCTCAAACTTCTAGGCTCCAGCTGGTTGCGAAGCAGTCATACCTGTTGCCACAAGACTATCCACATAATACCATGCCTTCTGGATGTACAGCTCAGGAGCCAAGAGGAGCTAAATTTGTTGCAAATCAGCCATATCCATTATCTCGTGGCTATTTGCACAATGGCTCGCTAACTTCTGGATATGCAAATCAGAATCCAACTTACAAAGGCAGTAATCATTTGAATTCAACTTTTACCCCATATGATAGTTTATATCCTCAATCGTCGCTGTCAAATCGACAAAGTAACTCTTACTATCAAGTTCCTTGTGACATCTGCTTCAACCAAGACCGCTCTGGTGCACATAACAACATATATGCATGTGAGCCTCGGTGTTTCAGTGGAGAAGCTTTGCCACAGGCAAAACTAAGCAAACTAGGTATTCCCACATATCCTGAAGCTGAACGTGATGGGAAAGCAGTACCTGCAATTTATCAACAGAAAACGAGTTCTACTGATTACATTCAGATCCTTGATTGTAATCAAGACTTCAAAAATGATCAGATGAAGAAACATGGTATCTGTAGCAATACTTCAGATTCATCAGATCTTGAAAATGGTATTCTCAATCCACGACATACACAACATGCTACAGGAGCTGAAAGCAACAGAAAGGATTGGTGTAACCCTCCACAAACAAGTGTATTTTCTCGCTTATCATTGAGCAAGCAACTAACTTCTCAAGATGGCACAGGTCCTACGCTGAAGCAATTGGTTTCTTCTCTTTCCCAGATGACAGAACAATGGAATCACAAAAATAGACCAACTGCAGATGGTTTTATTCCATTGatcggggaacatgctatgGACTGTTTTCATGCAGAGCTGAACCTGCCTAGTCAACTAGAgctggaagaagaagaaagcataGAGCCACAACTTCCCAACTTGAACTTCAAGAGACGCAGTAAAGCAGGGGAGGTGGATGCAAATTTGGGAAAAGAAAGTGGGAAAGTCAAGAGAAGAAAGCTTGTGCGCCCTTCCTTAGAAGAAACCAAAGTTTCTACAAATGTCGAGGAAGAGTTGAAAAGAAATTGCACACAGAACATGAATCATAACTATCAGGAAGCCAGTAAAGATCATTTTGACATTGACCTAAATGCACCTGCTGCATCAGTAGATAACGATCTACTGGAGGAGGATAACAGAAGTGCAGCGTGTCCAAGTGTTATCAAGATACAAACAGAGAAACCACATGAAACAGACGTGAACAAACCAAACAACTCAGACGTGATGGAGACAACCAAACAAGATCCATCAGTTGCACCT